TCTTGAACAATTTTAGTTAAATCACTCTTTTTAGggagaaattaatattttgctACTTATGTTTTGTAgttgatttcattttaatttgctttctttcacatttataaatttaaaattcgtCCTCCAAAAGTTATATCatgaaatgttttattaatatgcGAACATTTAGTACAAAATATGCTTTGCTAATCGttcaaatcattaaatttcgtgaaaagaaaaattgaaacaatcaaacaaatgaaataaaataaaataaaataaagacgCTCAAAAAGATGTTAATTAATAGCTGTCTTCcatgtgaattttttttcatacggGTGTAAATTCGACGATACGGCAAAGAAGTTGTTTACGCGGGAAGTCATGTCGCTCGTTGGATGGTGTGTTAAATCTGACGGTCAATAATATTTATCCGCGTGAAGCAATCGCGGATTGTGCTTTTGAAATACGTTAGCAATATTCCTCGAGCAGCCGAGAAGCGGGAAGCGAAAAAGGCTAATCAATTTCAAAGCGACTAATTTCCAGTATTGAAGTTTTCcagattttttatattaacaGTTTACAGCCTTCATCTATCGAAGAAGGCGTAATTAAAGTTTGTGGCTGCTAATCCATGTTGGTAATCGTTTGAATGTTTCCCACCACATCTACAGGGAGACCAAGTCAATCCACAATTTTAGGAACAGATTTCAAAAGCGGTTCATAAGCTCAAGATTATTTTCTCCGATTAGCAGTAGGTCCTAAGTTTCTAGGCTAGAAGAAACGACTCGTTCTATTTCCAGATCTCGACGAACATCTCAGAAGGAGCATAATTCATGAATCGAGTAGTAGTACCATTTCTAAATAACCGAGATTAAGTTACAGAAGTTCCAAATAAGAAACAACAATGAGAAAACTAAAAAGGAACCAGATCTAAAGGCGAGATCTAAAACCTTTCGTGTAGTTAATCTATTACCTAACCTCCGAAACCATACAAAGTCCTTCCCTGCCTTTTCAAGGCATACACCACATCCATAGCGGTGACGGTCTTCCTTCTGGCGTGCTCTGTGTAGGTAACAGCATCACGAATAACATTCTCGAGGAAGATCTTCAAAACACCTCTGGTTTCTTCATAAATCAAACCACTGATACGCTTCACACCGCCTCTACGAGCCAAACGGCGAATAGCAGGCTTCGTAATACCTTGAATATTATCTCTCAAGACCTTCCTGTGACGCTTAGCTCCTCCTTTCCCCAACCCCTTGCCTCCCTTTCCACGGCCAGACATTCTCGAAAATGAATTAGAAGTGTATGCGATACGACTAAATGgaggttttgattttggtgaaaTGAATAGGAGATTGGGTTTGAATTTATAGTAGAGTCAATCTCCAATTGAACGCGCGGCCGTTCGTTGGATTTTGTGATGAATTCGACGGTCAGGAAGGCCGATCCGCGTGAAAGGTTCGCGGATTGTGCTTTTTAATGTGAAGTGAAGTGAACGAATTGTGTAGATGAAATTTCTAGCGCGCGGCGGCGGGATGTATCAAATTTTGtggactaaaaaaaaaacttaattaattaatcgatcataaattataaaattatttaaattaattatgtaattataataaatcaataataatttttaaaatttttaattgattttgacaaaaaaaaattattaaataaatgaattacttatttattacGTATCCCAAATATGGGAAAGCCCAATTCACATGGGCCGAATAGATCCAAGGGTGGGCTAGGCCCATTGGGTCTATATGAGCCCGATTAGTCTTAGTTGAACCCAATTAGCTAAATCTTGGGCTAGGTTCTAGCGGTTGATTTCACTCGTGCGATCGGTTTGAGCCTCGCGAGCCCACTGATTCTTGGTGCCAGCAACGTCGCTAAGATGCTCGCGGCAAGAGCCCAAATTATCGAACTTTTATTCGTTCTTACGTTGAATTATAGGAGGCAGAGAAGAGCGAAAGGGGCGACGCCGCAAACAGCCTAGTTTATGAAGCCAATCTGAGGCTGAGAGATCTTGTCTATGGCTGCATGGGCGCCATTTCAGCTCTCTTCAACACCAAGTTCAAACTTAAAAAGCTGAGCTCACTGCTATTAGAACTGAGATTCTGAAGTACAAATATAGAGAACATATAAtcccttctccttctccctcttcctcttcacacatcattttgatttccaCAGCCCCCCGTCGACTCCGCCACATTCTCAGCCGCCAACTCTTTCTCCGTCGTCATCGTCATCCTCCATCGATTCCCTGCCCATCATCAGTACTACTGCCCCTGAATTTAACCCCATCTCAATCCAACATTTTCGTCTTACTTCGACCATCTATTCCCTGCCCATCATCATTCTTTTCCATTCCGTTTGACATTAAGTTGAAAGATTACCTGAAGTATATGCAATTGAGGtgacagaaaaataaaactgaCGGCGACCAGCAACCCTATCATACTTATTAAAGCATATACACTCAATCGATCGTCCAATTCAGATATCGTAAACTCGCAAAAAGCTAACATATGCTAAGGAGTTGGGGAAGAAAACAGCACCTGCATTGAATGACGAGTTGACCAAGCCGTTTCTATGAGTCTAATGAACTTTACAGCTTCACACCATACACACTACTAGAATTATTACATTGCCTATGCTTCTCCAAACTATATACCAGTCTACTCTGAATCGGATGATTTAGCTTCCTCCACTAGCAGTTCAAATGCATCTACTTCTGAAAAGTATGCTTTCTGCTTCTCAACAAATTCCCGTGGAAGCTCAATCTTGGATTCATCTTCCCCATATATGGCGCCACGCTGCCTCTGCCCATAATAATAAGCGCTCATTAGTACAATTTGTTGAACTATGATTTCAGATTCTTACTACCTGACTGATAACATTATGTCATAATATTAGTAAAAGTAAGGCTACCAAAACTGAGGAGCAGTGAATTTAATGTCTAAGACTGAAATGAGGGCATTGTCAGCTGTGTCGTTCCAAGTAAAGAATAATCTATACAAAGAACCAGAAGTCGGTCTCTAATCAATTAATAATCTCCTAGAAGATTGCTAGACCTCCAATTACTAGAGTTTATGCAAATAAGGGTAAAAGGGAGAATTCGCttcctaaaaatataaaccaaGACTATGAGTACCGTTCATACAATGGTACCAATTAATGGGGAACAGAGATCATCAGTTGTGGTATAGATAAGCACAGATAAAATCATATTTCTTAGAGAAATGTCAGGACACAAAATTTTCTGACTAAAGAGTAATAAGACAAGGATAGAAGTATGCCCCGAGTATAGTTTGACAGATTAAAAGAATTGTGAGTGCTATAATTTTTAGACGGACCTTTCTATAAGGAACAGTCCTCGCTCTGGATGGGCTACTGTCTGCAGCTCTTTTCTCACCCCTACATAAAAGATAAAAGCAAGGGAATTATTTACAACCGAATGAGTAATAAACTGAAAATGAGGGATTAGGAGACACATTTCTTGTATCCATTAACCCAATTCTTTCCAGATACATTGTAGCATAGGTATTATCTGTTGTtaatcatgactctccacaatgatatgatattgtccactttgagcataagctctcatggctttgctttgggattcaccaaaatgcctcataccaatggagatagtattcctcacttataaactcatgatcttccactaaattaaccaatgtgggactcactcccaataatcctcaacattatCATCACTCATGCCCAACTATCTTAAATTTATCTTTGtccatttaattataaaattaaaaaaattggccATTAAGAAGCCAAACAATCATTCGATTAGAAAGATGAAAGCCTCAACAGACTAAAGCTATTCATCCTAAAGCAGTCAAACAATTGAAGCCCAATCAACCTATCACCAAcaataaaacagaaaatggGTTGATAAAACCTAATTTAGGGGGTGCCATTTTTTCCTTAATGTAGATAAAGTCAGAGTAACCCAAGATCCACCAGAATAGTAATTGCTTAAACGGTTAAATTTTACTTCGAGAATCAAAGCAACGCATAAACCAGGATAGATAACTGTTTAGTTTTTCCAAAAGGCGGGGCATGGGCAGGCCATGAAAATTATTGCAGAGAAGGAAAACTACTCCTTTGAAACTTCAGAACCATTGAATGAATGCCATTAGTCACATAAATAACATGGTAAACTCTCATTCGGTATTCTGAACCAACGACTAAATCACACTGATTTCAGAAGTTCAATCTATTAAGCGTATCAGAGATTGAAAAGTGCAAAGAGATTTACCGAGTTAGAATTTTCGATGCagtagaaaaaataaatggtgCAGCTGCTGTCTCCGTGCTCTTCCTTCTATTCGCAGGGTGCCTTCGACTGTAGAATGACTGGGGCTCCGGAACACGATCTGTTCctgacataaaaaaaaagtaacgtAAAATCCAGAgtcaaacaatttaaaaattgaagagagaaaaaattccCATATTGAAGTTCTTATTTCATATAACCATACATACAGAAGAATAGTCTCCCACAGGCAGAAATTCCAACTCCGCACACGAACTTAacacaataacaaaaaatCCCTCCAACTCAAAATTCTTAACAATCCCCAACATAAGTACTCCTTAAATTACAAAGTAGTATTTCCCGAATTCCTATTTTAAGCAAATAGGGAGTAACAGTTACAGAAGCTTAGAGAATCagtaattcaaactaaaagaATTAAGGGCCAAAcagcaaaatcaaatcaaattagtGAATACCAGAAAGTATAATTACCTGAACTAGACGGCAAATCAACAAGCCGGGAAGGAGTAGAGACTTCTGCAGGAACACTACTGGAACTAGGTTCAGTAGGAAGAGAATCAGAACTAGGGTTTGATTCCGCAGGAGGAAGATTAGAGCTAGGTTGTGTAGGAAGAAACTCAGAACTAGGGTTCGAAGCTTGCAAATTAACGGATGTAGATGCAGACGCAAAACTTGATACACCTTCCTTCTCATTGTTAAGAACATCCTTAACCGCGGATTTAACTACACGTTTGCGAGGTTTGATTGCAGCAGATAAGTTCGAAGCCGACGATTGCGAAGAGAGTACGGTATTCGTACAATCCGCGAGCGGTTTTCGAACTCTGAGATTTCGTTTCTGAGATTCCATCTCCTACCCCTACCAGTTTCACAGAGGGAGAAGAAGGtattctctcttcttcatGGTGAAGACGATGCGACAATGAACTCGAACGGATGAAGTTGGCGGTGACGCTGGCGGGAAAATACTGTTTCAACTCGAAACTTCGACGGGAAGATTTGCAAGAGCTGTGTTGTTGGCCGTGAACTGAAAAGGAAGCACGGAAACTCCGCGTTTGTGGGGAATCTTCTGGTTGGCGTCCAATGGGCCAACATTATGGGCCTTACAGTATGTTTGGGCTTAAAATCATGGGCCTCGCCTCATGGATCCATACCTgtgtaaattatttaaattattaaatttcagtatttaaataaatatttgattaatattaaacattatttttcttagatCTGATTACGGTACCAAagtagaaaaaagaattattaaaaaaaagaaaaataaatccgGAGAAATTAGATCTCAATATTTGTTGggtatataatatttgattaatatttattaattgaaaagcATGTGAAAAAGGTTAACTGTATCAGCACCCCTAGTTTCCTACAAAACCACATCTCAAAGCAAAAAGGTTATTGGGATTTTGAATTTATGCTTTTTACGTCCTTGTTTGGTAATAGGATTTCATTTACCTAACTTACCTAGAACAAACTAAACGCGTAAATCTCTCTATAGTAAatgtgtttttaaaattattaggcTGAAGTCGATTATAACAagctaaaacaaacaatatttgttaatagtggacttagactattacaagtggtatcagagtacAACACCGAATGGTGTAATGTTCTAATCATTATTACGTTGTATTAAGTCATTAATCAGctgattttatgtttttttacttGAACATCATTATATAGaaatggtttttaaaatattatttgggttttaataattaattccaTAAAATACACATAAACAAAATAACGATTAATAtggtataaataattttaaaaattatgttggaAAAATGTGATGATCtagatataaaata
This genomic window from Cucurbita pepo subsp. pepo cultivar mu-cu-16 chromosome LG01, ASM280686v2, whole genome shotgun sequence contains:
- the LOC111779162 gene encoding uncharacterized protein LOC111779162 isoform X2 gives rise to the protein MESQKRNLRVRKPLADCTNTVLSSQSSASNLSAAIKPRKRVVKSAVKDVLNNEKEGVSSFASASTSVNLQASNPSSEFLPTQPSSNLPPAESNPSSDSLPTEPSSSSVPAEVSTPSRLVDLPSSSDRVPEPQSFYSRRHPANRRKSTETAAAPFIFSTASKILTRGEKRAADSSPSRARTVPYRKRQRGAIYGEDESKIELPREFVEKQKAYFSEVDAFELLVEEAKSSDSE
- the LOC111805747 gene encoding histone H4, which gives rise to MSGRGKGGKGLGKGGAKRHRKVLRDNIQGITKPAIRRLARRGGVKRISGLIYEETRGVLKIFLENVIRDAVTYTEHARRKTVTAMDVVYALKRQGRTLYGFGG
- the LOC111779162 gene encoding uncharacterized protein LOC111779162 isoform X1, with product MESQKRNLRVRKPLADCTNTVLSSQSSASNLSAAIKPRKRVVKSAVKDVLNNEKEGVSSFASASTSVNLQASNPSSEFLPTQPSSNLPPAESNPSSDSLPTEPSSSSVPAEVSTPSRLVDLPSSSGTDRVPEPQSFYSRRHPANRRKSTETAAAPFIFSTASKILTRGEKRAADSSPSRARTVPYRKRQRGAIYGEDESKIELPREFVEKQKAYFSEVDAFELLVEEAKSSDSE